Genomic window (Chloroflexota bacterium):
GCCGTCGACGTGGTCAACACCATCTCGGACTTCAAGGAGCTGATGGTCACGGACGGCCACGTGGCGAAGGGCACCGTGTAGCTGCCACAACTGCGCCCCGCAAGTCTGAAGTAGAGAGGCCGCCCCAGAAGGGGCGGCCTCTTGGTTTGCTTGGGGAACGCGACCCGCTCGCGCAGCGAAAGAGGGGTTGAGTGCAGCTTAGGGGAGAATAGTCCTGCGGGAGTCTTTGCTGGCGACCCGGAGGGGATTCGAACCCCCGATCTCCGCCGTGACAGGGCGGTATGTTAGGCCGCTACACCACCGGGCCGCGTTACTTCAATGGTAGCTGGCATGGGCTGGGGGTGTCAATGTGAGATGGCTGGGGCGCACGGCCCCGAACTAGAACGCTCAGCCCAGGCCGTGATAGCCGATGACCACCTCGCCGTCCACCACCATGACGGGCGTGATAGGCTCGCCGTTGGAGAGCCGCAGCAGCTCTTCCTTGGCGCCGGGGACCTCGTCGATGTCGATTTCCTTGTAGGGCGTGCCGTTGTCCTTCATCTCGGACAGGGCGGCGTCTGAGTAGCTGCAGTCCTTGCGGGTGTAGATCACGACGGTTGCCGTCTGCGCCACGTGTCACCTCAATTCGGGAGTGTCTGCTGCACATGATACCTGCCGGCGTCAAGGCTCGCTGCGTCGGGGCTTGGCGGTCACGGGCCGGCGAGAAGTTCTTGGCGGACAAGCCAAAAGAACT
Coding sequences:
- a CDS encoding glutaredoxin family protein, which gives rise to MAQTATVVIYTRKDCSYSDAALSEMKDNGTPYKEIDIDEVPGAKEELLRLSNGEPITPVMVVDGEVVIGYHGLG